A region from the Vicia villosa cultivar HV-30 ecotype Madison, WI linkage group LG3, Vvil1.0, whole genome shotgun sequence genome encodes:
- the LOC131657088 gene encoding uncharacterized protein LOC131657088, protein MSYHNGIHHNTNNNNNVVEDHETLTYQTYPCGYYVQSPSTLSHANSPDLRSNTQNDGTESTFHSPNRSETHPINQTRLALCRYSSSRGSNHSFLHHKKISYDGTVTENDDDRHLVIVDDNDSDEDEKGLFDEYYYGKNEGEWKRCFSYNFSDSFAWILLQITWRVMVSFGLALLVFYIATKPPSPKVSLEIARIQEFKLGEGVDRTGVTTKILTCNCSMNLIIENKSRLFGLHIRPPLMDMKFSILPFAFSNGPELYAESGLTIFTLKLGTKNKPMYGAGGSMEDMLDSGNGLPIVIQVKLSSSFEMVPKLVKPRFHHRVECIVVLKKAYNKKHRSQVFNSTCKVTS, encoded by the exons ATGTCTTACCATAATGGCATTCATCataacaccaacaacaacaacaacgttgtTGAAGATCATGAAACTCTGACATACCAAACCTATCCGTGTGGATATTATGTCCAAAGTCCATCCACCCTCTCCCATGCCAACAGCCCCGATTTACGAAGCAACACCCAAAACGATGGCACGGAATCAACTTTCCACTCCCCTAATCGATCTGAGACACACCCGATAAACCAAACCCGTCTAGCTCTTTGTCGCTATTCCTCCTCTCGAGGTTCCAACCACTCTTTCTTGCACCACAAGAAAATTTCATACGACGGTACTGTCACTGAAAACGACGACGATCGCCATCTGGTAATCGTCGACGACAATGACAGTGATGAAGATGAGAAAGGATTGTTTGATGAGTATTACTATGGGAAAAATGAAGGAGAGTGGAAGAGATGCTTCTCTTACAATTTTTCGGACTCATTTGCTTGGATTTTGTTGCAAATAACTTGGAGAGTTATGGTGAGTTTTGGTTTGGCATTGCTTGTGTTCTACATTGCAACCAAACCTCCATCACCCAAAGTCTCTCTTGag ATTGCAAGGATTCAAGAATTTAAATTAGGGGAAGGAGTGGATAGAACTGGAGTGACAACAAAGATTCTAACATGCAATTGCTCAATGAATTTAATCATTGAGAATAAATCAAGATTATTTGGTCTTCACATTCGTCCTCCATTGATGGATATGAAATTTTCCATCTTGCCCTTTGCATTTTCAAAT GGACCTGAGTTGTATGCAGAAAGTGGATTAACAATCTTTACATTGAAATTGGGGACAAAGAACAAGCCAATGTATGGTGCTGGAGGAAGCATGGAGGATATGCTAGATTCTGGAAATGGATTGCCAATAGTGATACAAGTAAAATTGAGTTCAAGTTTTGAAATGGTGCCAAAACTTGTTAAGCCAAGGTTTCATCACAGAGTAGAGTGTATAGTTGTTCTTAAAAAAGCTTACAATAAGAAGCATCGATCTCAAGTATTTAATAGCACTTGTAAAGTAACTTCTTGA